The Rosa rugosa chromosome 3, drRosRugo1.1, whole genome shotgun sequence sequence tatacgGAGGTAAAATATCCGCTAATAAAAAAGCACATGGTAAAAGAAGGAGGCCAATAAGAAGGGGCCACGTAAGCCAGCGAATTTAGGATGTCGGAATCGACCACGCGCCCTTCGGTTTATTCCGTTAACCCACCGTGTCACACACATTACGAACTCTCTACACAACTAGAGCGCGTGAGGAACACGACCGTGTATTTGAAGTTGAAGTATTGAGGCAAGTCATCTGCACGTTCTTCCGCGCGTGTCGGCCCCAATCTGTTTAGTTTTGGACGTGCAAAGCGACTCCTTGTCTACCTAATATGGGGTCAATCAAGTTGACGGTGGAGATCCCAGGAGAAATAATGCGGTGCAATCAAGGCCGTTGATGGGGACGCGGTACCCCAAAAGTGCAATCCACCGCCATGACTCACGGGGCTCAAATTGGAGATTTGCAATCATATAAAAGAAGCTGTCACATTTATGctttttcaattaaaaaaaaaaaaaaactaattatgGGGTGATTAACAACAAATTGGGGTAATTAAGATCGTAATCTTAAAACCATGATGTTGACAAAAATGCCCACGACAGCATGATTGTTATAACTTTGTAGCGCAATTTGAGTAGGAAGGAAAACGTTTACCTGCTTAAAACAGCAACATGCACGTTCTCTAATTGAAAAGGCCAAACCACTTGAACAACAATATGCAAAAAAAAACGAGTCATTGTGTATCAAAAACGTACTCTTAAGACTTTCTCATGTGAGTTGATAAATAAAGACGGGGGATTCAAAAGTTGAAGCTCGGTACTGTTCTGGGAGAGTTAGGGAAGAGCAGCGCTAACCCTTTTCCAGGATATTACGGGGAAAAGATAAGAGAGGGATTATTAACAGGTCTAAACTCTAGGGAATTTGTTACACCTTGTTGAAGAGCGCGACTAGGGGGCTGGCTTGTACTCCGGCAGATAGGACTCTAGGATCAGACGTGATTGGGAAGGTGATGTTGTCTCGACAACCAGATATGTGTATTTCCACCTCTTGTCTGCGTCTTTGAACATCTCAGCGAATACTTTCCCAGCTCCGTGCGGCCCACGGACATAGAAATTGACCTACATTCAATTGGGCATACAACCAGAAATTAGCATTCTAGTCCAAAGATAGCAGTTCAGGATAGACAGATTTTGGACAATTACAAAACTCAAAATGACAAATGAcaaatgacaaacacaacatGCTAGAAGGAAGTCACCTCTACGTGCTCTAAACCATCTTCATCAGTCCACATTCTGTTTGGAATGCGTTGTCGAGCAGCACGATTTCTACTTTCTTGACCATATCCTGTGATAGGGTATCCAACCCTCATTCTAACCTAATGAAACACAATCAAAGTAACAAAATATGAGATACTGTATTGCCACGATAATATATATGCTGCAACATTGATTTGACTTGGCCATCCCACCAATCATGTTTTCCAATGCCATGATAGTACTGTATAAAAACTTAAGTGGAATTCTCACCAAAGCAGAATTTTATCAGAATGGTGTGAGGTGTGAGCACACTTCATTTATACGTTGATTATGTCTTAAGTATGTAGCTCATATATTAAATACTATTAGATTTAACACTAGATGAGTGCTTATTTAACTACTGGCACCTTTTGCTTCAACTGGGAGTAAACTTTAAGTCCTTAAATGCTACTTTTTGCTTTTTAGGCTTCTGCCTACCCACACAATGCACAAATGATGCAAGTAATGTCTAAAAGGAAATTGAAAATCCATCAGAAAACACAAGGCACCAGAGACCAGCACACATAAGTGGAAACCCCTTTTAGGAAATCATCTTAAATCCTAAAAGATATGTTGTTCATGAAATTTGGAGGACAAAAAGATTTACTAACCTGAGCATCATCTTGAATCCGTTTAAGCGCCTTGTTGAAGATTTTGTACCTGTGAATGATCATGTTGTCAAATTATAGTGATATTTAAGAACAATGAACAGCATTTATAACCATGACAATTATTTTAACTAGGAAATTTAAATAAGATATGTTGTTCCACTTACTCTTTTGGTTCAAAAATAAGCTCCTTAAAAACGGCATATGCTGCCAAGCCAGCAATTCCAAACCCGATAAGAATGACAACACTATAGGATGCCCCCTCAACAAACGTCAGTGGCTTCTGAGGGATATTGTACGTAGGAGCATCATCAAAAGGCTCCTCCACAGTGGATATGTCTTTCTTAGTCTGCAAAGGGAAATAGTTGACAAATTAAGACCATAGAAGTTTAAACGTTATCAAGAGAGAATAGCAATTTCATGCGCAGAGCAAGAGATTGTTATTTTGAGGAGCTGATACAACTATCTTAATGTTTACACATTCACACGGAATCTTAGAATCCCAAGCAGGAAGATGGTTTTAAAACTTTGATCTGAAGAAATGACAAGAATTAGCCTGTTTTCCTCACATTGATAATGACACGTGTTTAACATATTTCAACCAGATTTCTATGGTACTATTCAGCATATGATCGATCAAGCACATGAACATAGATCAATAACAGATGATGTTTGCATGGCTTAATGATGCATCTACAAATATGAAGACAGAATAGAATGGACATGTAACTTTTAGAAATTTGATTCAGACTCTAACCTCAGATCGATTTCTTCGCGGTTTCTGTGAAGCTTCTGAAGACATGGTTCTACTAAAGCGAGGAACAACATTGTTTGCTCCATAGTTTCTCGTAAGTTGTAATGGAGCCCACTTAGTATTGATTAATTCTCTAGTAAAATTCCTTCCAGACAGAACCGAAATTCCTGCCAAACATGATTTCATCAAAATAAGATACAAATAATAAACCAATCAGTGATGCAAATGCCTACTTTCCTAATTGCTCAGTTCATCTCATTGATTGATTTCCAAACGACCAACGCATGTTCAGACCCTTCAAAAGTTGAACTTATCACCTTTCTTTATCAAAGCCCTATGTTAAGACACATTCAATTTTAGAAAGTCAATCTGCTAGCATAAATGTCAGTTTAAGAGAGTGTGAAAGAGATGTGAACATCCTAAACTATCTGTAGAAACTAACAAGTCATCAAGATTCAAACTATCAATGTCAGTTCAATGTTTTGGAGGCACAACAAATGATCACTGTAATTATATAAGATGGTTTGGTTTAAGAAAAAGCCACTAAACTCCATTAGAAATTCTATCACAACCCGCAATTCAATGAAAACTGGACCTATGAGGAAAGAAAAACCATCCTGCAGAAGGTAGATAGTCCCAATCCCCCCACCACCACACACTCACACACATTTCCTAATTCATTCAAATCGTTGCAGTATCAACATTCAACTACAAAAACTCCATAAAAGAAGCGAAAACAAACTGTTTgatattaataaaaaagaagaagctggTTTTAATAGGATAAGCAATAAACAAGAACAGAGTACGTGATAGGAATCACTAACCATCAGTTCCAACTATGCGCTGCAGaatcaaaaaagcaaaaaaacaaaaaacaaaaatcagctTACAATGTGCAAAAGCAAGAGATTGGTGAAAACCAATATATCACAATTACCTCACCCTGGTCAAATGACTTGAGTAAGCAGTAGACTGCCTTGCAACACCAGACTGCACCATTCCCAGTAGCTGCATCATTGCCAACACCAACTCCACAGTTTACAAAAGTTGAAGCCTTTAAAAAGCTAGAAACACTAGTGAAGCAAAAATCATAGATACCTGATCTGAAGTTGTCTTCTGGGTGTGGAAAGCCCTTGAAATCTTTGGCAAAACCCCAACTAAATCTGATTGCTTTCTCCTCCATAGCTGCAGAGCACACTTGTATGACCCTGAGAATCAAAAAGAAGCATTGCATCTGCTGAGTCAACTAAACCCCTTTAACATTCAAAAAAGTCAAAACCCTTTGAGGATGAAGAGGGATCGGAGACATACCCATGATTGTTCGGTGTGGTGGGTAGGGTTGAGAGTCTAGGTTTTGTTATTCAATCCTCTAAAACCCTTAAACTGGAGCTTCGGTGGTGGTTGCTATGGAATATGGATCATGGTCTCGGGTCGGTTTTAATTCGTTTGGCACTTATATGGGCCTTGGTTCCATCAAAACTTGATGGGCCTTCATAGTGGCTTGTGCTTGTGGAagttctttctctctccccctttttttttttttttttttttcaacctcTAAATTAGATGACcttctttgtttctttgttatttAGTTTTGTTGAAAATAAGTTGTGCCTAATATCTTTCCAACCCCGATGATGAAAGGATGGACTCGATGTGTTATGATTTTGAAGAGAAATAGCATGTTTATAGGTCTTAAGATTTATTTTGCAATTAATTGTGACATGTGATTGTTGCATGATTCTTCCTACATTAGATTAGTTTATTGCAATTAGGGAAAACATTTCTAAACTTGTATGACTTGCATACCAACTTGTgagattttgtgttttattgtaaaattgatgtttattcatatgatttgtgtactcttgctttaatttcttcactctAGATGTATGGTTTAGGTTTTCCCCTCCTTAATCTATATTCGGTGTGTTGGACTATAATTTAGCAAACTAATTATTATGATTgattgttttacaattgaaaatgaACTTTACGATATTAAGAAGTTTCTTTCTAACAACAAGGTAATTTAAATACACAAATTCTTTTTTAATGAATAAACCTAAATATTTATTGAACTGGGGACAATGAGTACAACCGTAAATGATGTTcatccagtattgaaataaacaattttaaatttgtttttacaattgaaatataaactttacattttcgaaCCTAATACTTCATCCGTCATCTCGACCATGTTGTGATTCCTTATTACTTTTGCTGAGATAATTTGTGTAAATAGGTATAGCTTCAAGCTTTTCTCAACAAGCAAAATGTTTGTTGCATTGACAAGGCTTCTGCCTTTCTAAGCCCATCACCACCACCTTCTGCTCCCTCTCcttcccctcctcctcctccttcactGACCAACAGCCCCTCCAACCTGGGCTATGTGCCTGCAAATTCTCACAACTCCGGCCAACTTTTCGGTTACGAGAAGTGCCGGAGACACCCCAAGTTCATACCCTTCCCGAAATTCTCCGGGCGGAAGTCGACAACCTTCGACGACTCTCGGAAAGTAATAGGTTTAACCAATACAGTTCACTTCAACGGAAGGCAGAAATCAGAAACAAGGAGTTCTTCGACAAAAATGATAAAATCGTTGTTTCCGACAGCCCCTTGAAACTGTTCGTTGAGCTCGAATACCAGAAGCAAGATGATAGGGTCGTTCTGAAATTTGGGGGTTGTGCTTCACCGGCGGTCAACTCATTGTTGGGGTTTCTGAAGGAGGCGTTTGGAAAAATCAATGAAGCTGAATTCCTCCACAATCCCCAAATTCCCTGCCAGCTTACTAACAACCTGCCGGATTTTGAAGATTTATATTACAAGAACGCAGAAGCTAAAGAGCTGGAGAAGGCAGCCAAGATGGTGGTTCAAGGGTTaatatgttggttttaagtgtggtgATGAGGGCTGCGGtaccctattaaaaaaaaaaaatttgtttctttgttatttAGTTTTGTTGAAAATAAGTTGTGCCTAATATCTTTCCAACCCCGATGATGAAAGGATAGACTCGATGTGTTATGATTTTGAAGAGAAAGAGCATGTTTATAGGTCTTAAGATTTATTTTGCAATTAATTGTGACATGTGATTGTTGCATGATTCTTCCTACATTAGATTAGTTTATTGCAATTAAGGAAAACATTTCTAAACTTGTATGACTTGCATACCAACTTGTgagattttgtgttttattgtaaaattgatgtttattcatatgatttgtgtactcttgctttaatttcttcactctAGATGTATGGTTTAGGTTTTCCCCTCCTTAATCTATATTCGGTGTGTTGGACTATAATTTAGCAAACTAATTATTATGATTgattgttttacaattgaaaatgaACTTTACGATATTAAGAAGTTTCTTTCTAACAACAAGGTAATTTAAATACACAAATTCTTTTTTAATGAATAAACCTAAATATTTATTGAACTGGGGACAATGAGTACAACCGTAAATGATGTTcatccagtattgaaataaacaattttaaatttgtttttacaattgaaatataaactttacattttcgaaCCTAATACTTCATCCGTCATCTCGTCCATGTTGTGATTCCTTATTACTTTTGCTGAGATAATTTGTGTAAATAGGTATAGCTTCAAGCTTTTCTCAACAAACAAAATGTTTGTTGCATTGACAAGGCAACAAGCTTCTGCCTTTCTGAGCCCATCACCACCACCTTCTGCTCCCTCTCcttcccctcctcctcctccttcactGACCAACAGCCCCTCCAACCTGGGCTATGTGCCTGCAAATTCTCACAACTCCGGCCAACTTTTCGGTTACGAGAAGTGCCGGAGACACCCCAAGTTCATACCCTTCCCGAAATTCTCCGGGCGGAAGTCGACAACCTTCGACGACTCTCGGAAAGTAATAGGTTTAACCAATACTGTTCACTTCAACGGAAGGCAGAAATCAGAAACAAGGAGTTCTTCGACAAAAATGATAAAATCGTTGTTTCCGACAGCCCCTTGAAACTGTTCGTTGAGCTCGAATACCAGAAGCAAGATGATAGGGTCGTTCTGAAATTTGGGGGTTGTGCTTCACCGGCGGTCAACTCATTGTTGGGGTTTCTGAAGGAGGCGTTTGGAAAAATCAATGGAGCTGAATTCCTCCACAATCCCCAAATTCCCTGCCAGCTTACTAACAACCTGCCGGATTTTGAAGATTTATATTACAAGAACGCAGAAGCTAAAGAGCTGGAGAAGGCAGCCAAGATGGTGGTTCAAGGGTTAATATGATGGTTTTAAGTGTGGTGGTGAGGGCTAGGGTaccctattaaaaaaaataaattgtttCTTTGTTATTTAGTTTTGTTGAAAATAAGTTGTGCCTAATATCTTTCCAACCCCGATGATGAAAGGATGGACTCGATGTGTTATGATTTTGAAGAGAAAGAGCATGTTTATAGGTCTTAAGATTTATTTTGCAATTAATTGTGACATGTGATTGTTGCTTGATTCTTCCTATATTAGGTTAGTTTATTGCAATTAGGGAAAGCATTTCTAAACTTGTATGACTTGCATACACGCTGACACGCTTAGGAGTTGCATTTGCTAGCTGTTTTTAGCATGTACATGTCGGTTTGTTATGTCCTAATCATCTGAGAATCTGAGATTATGATGAAGTCTTTTCTAATTAAGTCAAATAATTGTTATTAATATTGATTGAGATTGGTTATCCGTATTTGATTAAGACCAAACATTTGGTATATCTGTTGATTTAAATCTATACAATTTCGACATGACATTTGTCATTTTGTAATCAAATTTTAGTTAAAGTAACTAAAAAATAATTTGGTATTTGGTAATTATAATTGTAACCAAGAAATCAACAATGATTATGCGATGTATATGTTTGATTTCCTATGCATATGGAATATTATTATTTGGTGTTAAGTACCGAATAATCGATTGCAATCAATcttttatcaatttatgcacccCTAATTATATGATATAACATCGCAAGAAATCGACATTCATGGCTAAATAAAATGCATTGAAGACGagatcttattattattttcaacattataaaatcaagagaaaattaaTTAACTCATTCAATTACCATTAGTTTCTTTCCAAATTGATCAGAGTGTATGGAAAACTCCCTATCTTGACTAATACGTACCCATTGTCATCGATTCAATATGTAAAAGAGATATGATAAATGATTTCCTGCAAGAAATCAGGGCGAAATTGGATGAAACTAATAAAGTTTGGTAGATTACAACCGTACGTAAGGATTAAGGTGGCCTCCTTAGATGAGCAAGTAAAAATGATATAAACGTCTACTATGTGCAGTAATTAAATATCATCTAGCTAGCCAGTACGTACGAGCAGCTTGGTTGCATCTCCTTGGGATCTTCCTCGATGTAATTGCTTCAAATTCTTGCACCAAAAGTTGGATCTCATCAAAAATTGCACCTTCCAAACTTAGGtccaaactccaaagatgtATATATTGTTCATTAAGCTATAACGAGTGGAATATTATGAACTTTATGTCAAATCTGGTAATGTATTTCTGTATTCAAGCACTCTTACTACTGAATTACAATCATGCTGTTATAGAGCTCATACCATGATTACACTGTGTGTATTACAGCTAGAAAGCTTACATACACACCTCTGTCAATATTAGTATATTCCAGCTGCAGCATTGCTGGAAAGCATAGTGTGCTACAGCTCATGTAACACTTTAAGTATATATGCATGGAAACACTATATTGCAAATATGAAAACATATGATCAGCTTATCACACATGAATGTTTAATACCTGTTTGGTGCCTTGAGGATCACGTTGATCTATCTCTCTGGAGTCTTCATCAGGTCATTACAAATGGTATAGACTACGAGATTACAGTATATGAattggaattgaaattgaaattaacaTATATGATCGGCCCCCGAACCCCGTTTCCCCTTCCCCTTTCCGAGCTCTAGCGTTCCACCCTTTGCATGCCGGCTCTATTGGCCTCAAACCCCTGATTGGCCCCCGGATTCTTATTCCTCGATCTTCTCCTGAACTACTGCCCAATAGTTTTATTCTTTTCCACTACTCACAACTGCTACAGTAACCGTAACCACTCTTTGTCACGAATTCAGGCTCCGTTTGAAATTGTCTTGGATTCCTCATGTCTCTGCTATCAGCTGCTATCATTTCGGCATTTGCAATCATTAATTGGGACCATTATTAGGCCGTGGGTCTTTAAAGTTCAAATTTTAGTTGTTTTGGCTTGTCTTTGGCTTTATATCTCGGCGAAATCGGCGTCGCTGTTAAAGATCGATGTTTTTGCCAAGGGCTTTCCTTCTTCCTTTCACTTcaattgaagaatttggagagaGACGACGCCGCAGTTCAACGGCTCCATTTTTACAAGCGCAGAGAGATATTTCCCTCAGAAGTAAGAAGCATTTTCTGGTACGTACATGGTTCCTTTGACCTTGTTTTAATCATTGTTCTCAATTATACCAAGACGGAATCCAGGTACGTATACTCTTTATTGGAATTCTTTTGTGTTTCAAAACAGAACAGAACAGATCAATGCTTTTCTATGATTACTTTAATTAACTATCGCACCCTTAATCAAAGAAGTCTGGTCAATTACTTCGTTCACTATCGTAGAATTTTGTTACTTCTTCTAGAACCTACTTGGTTTCCAGTTTGTGTCCCAATTATTGATATTGATATCCTCACATTGCTTCTATGTATGAGACTGTTAATGCTACCATGAACCCCTTCTCATTCTCTAATGAGATGAGATGGGTTTTTTGTTGTGattggttttgaattgatatgggCTTTGATGTTTTAGGGGTATTATATTTGTGCTCGAGTTCGTTTTTGACTTCTCGCGTCTTCGTTTCTTTGCTGCGCAGAAACAGGTAAATCTGGAACTGATCTACAGTCTTAGAGTAATAGTCTTCTGTTTCAAATATTGAATCTCTCGACTAGTCTTTTAGTTATTTTAGTTTCAAATATTAAATCTGGACTGACTGACTTTGCTGGTTTTCTGTTAAGGGAAAGAGATACGTTCAGTCTGCAACTCTGATCGTGATTCTTTGACAGCCCGTCAGCTTTGTCTCCGTCGATACCGCCAAGGTGAAGTTTCAATTTTGGCATCATATAAAATCTAGCATCTTCGACTTTCAGTGTATGTTTGAAATCCATAATCTTCCTGTATTTTAAGGTCTTCACCTTAGATCTGTGTAAATTCAAAATTTGTATCGAATTGAAATCGGAGTATACGTTTGATATCTTAAATATTTTAGATTTTGTTCAAAAAGCTAAATATTTTGATAAGCTTTAGTCATTTTTTGTAAGTTGAGTTTGGTCAGTTTAAATAACTCCAATTCAATTCCCTTTTTGTGACTTCATCAGGAACATGGTTCATAGACACATTATTGTTCATAGAGTTTTATATAGGTTTTAGGGTTCTCTTATATTGATCAGCTTCGGATAAATTAAGTACAATTGaaatttattacacattctGATTGTTAGATTAAAGAGTCTTTTAGTTATGGTATCTATTGTTTATTacttgcttttttgttttttatttttttattttgtgtctATTAGTTGATCATTTCGCACTAAACAGGCCTTTTTCAGCTTTCTCTCATCTGTGGTTGGCTCCCGCTTTTCTGACAAACCTTCACAAGTACAAACTTCCTCCTTATATTATTATACAAATGGAAGCTTAATGTTGAAAGCACCTTAATAAAACTTAAATCAAATAAGCATTTCAGATTTGTTTAATTCTTTCTACTATCAAAAAAATGCTCATcagttttctgttttgattGTAGTAATATAACAGTGTCTGCATCTCCTTGCGATTTGAGTGTAACAACAGGAGTTAACAGTACTGCTTCGGTTTCTGATATTTGGATTGTTGCCTTTTGCTTTCTTCGTAAGTATTAGCATATACTCCAATTAATTTTTGGTTAGCTGAATTAATTGTCCGCTGTTCAATGTTTTTTTGTGAATTTATGTGCCTGTATATTCTACATTTAggcttcaaaacaaaataatgaaactGAAATGTGTTATTGCTTTGATTGTATGAATAACACAAACTGAAATGTGATattgattatgattttatttatGGATCCTCGCATTAGTGTTTGTCATAGTAAGATTTGAATCTCTAAACCACCACATTTTAGTTTTATCTTTTAATAGTGTTCTCTCTAATGCATTCATTTTTTGTCTTGATTTTAGTCATTAGTTCTGCACCTACCTGGGATTTGAGTGAAGAAACAGAGGACGGACTGTGTTGTAGCCACTGAGCTCGCGAAGCCCCTCACTGCTTACTGCATGTAAGATTAGctcaatttaattactttagtTCAATTTTCTGATTATTTATGTCTGCAAAGAACAAACTTTTGGAGAAAAAATAATGtgtgtgattgaattgtgaTACTAAGAATGAAAACCGATTAGACATAGCTTAAAATGGGTGAAGCTCATATTTTCAAGCTTTCCTTAATTTCCTTTATCCTCAACATCTGCTTAAGGCTTTTCAGTTGAGATATTATTGGAGTGGTATTTTTCTGATTTGACTCTGGTGAGTTCTTTGAGAGACATtactgttttgttttttttcaaaacttCATTTGCTTTTGTATTGTGGTTAGTTACTTTCGAGAAGGTGTGTTCCTGCAGATTTATTAATACCATATCTGACTATTAACAAATCAGATGATGGTGATCAATGACAAGAAATCTGTTTCTGCTGTTAATGTTCTTAAGGGTCTCTCACATAATGGTGATTAATGACAagaattaaattcgatcttatTCTCTGACTTCTTCATGCAGCATTGACAACGCATTTGGTATATGAAGTGGAACTAATTTGTGAGGACACATCAACAATATACCCtgataatacaaaacaaatTTGATAGTTAACTAAAAGTAAACGATATCAAGTAGTAGGAAGttggttttaattttaatattgATTGAGATTTTATTGATTTGTATAGGTTATTGAAAGGCTtttcttgattttgttttttcagGCAATGACAGAAACGAGTTTGGAGCAGAATCTCAGCCAAAAGAGGCTGAGGAAAGTGTGGTAAGTGATTCTGAACTTTTGCATTACGAATTGTGTGGCTCAATTGGTTTACGAGTTTGAGTTGCGAATGGAAGTtcttttgcatttttattattCTTAGACTACTTATAAGGTAGGATTAGTTGCTAACATGCCTTCTGGGTTTTGCACTTTTAGACTACTTATAGAAGTtcttttgcatttttattattCTTAGGTTCCATACTTTTGTCAAATTTGTAGTAATTTCATAATCAATTTGTTCATTATAAAGAGTTTAGGATGATCACATCTCATTTCTATACTATTGACCATGGCAAGAGCTCCATGTTGTGACAAAGCTAATGTCAAAAGACAGTGGTCTCCTGAGGAAGATAAAGCTAAATCTTGAGACTCATGGAACTGGTGGCAATTGGATTCATCTGCCACAAAAAGCTGGTTAGTTTAttaaagggtctttctaaacTGGAACCAATCTTTAAGGATTTAAATGCCAATATGTATGGCAACCACGTATCCTATTGCATGTAAAGTAAATGGTTTTATTATGTTAGattcttaatggaattctggAATCGAATTTGGAATTTGTATGCTTTATAGTTGGAATTTGTTTTATTGCTCTTGGCTCATGATTGGTTTCATCAAGATCTTTAATTTAAACTTAGATAGTCACTCGAATTTGGTAAAGGAATTAATATCACTCCTGGCTCACGAGTGATATTAATTCTGCCACAAATGACATTGTAAAGGGAACCTGGCAAC is a genomic window containing:
- the LOC133741075 gene encoding probable mitochondrial import inner membrane translocase subunit TIM21 isoform X2, encoding MEEKAIRFSWGFAKDFKGFPHPEDNFRSATGNGAVWCCKAVYCLLKSFDQGERIVGTDGISVLSGRNFTRELINTKWAPLQLTRNYGANNVVPRFSRTMSSEASQKPRRNRSETKKDISTVEEPFDDAPTYNIPQKPLTFVEGASYSVVILIGFGIAGLAAYAVFKELIFEPKEYKIFNKALKRIQDDAQVRMRVGYPITGYGQESRNRAARQRIPNRMWTDEDGLEHVEVNFYVRGPHGAGKVFAEMFKDADKRWKYTYLVVETTSPSQSRLILESYLPEYKPAP
- the LOC133741075 gene encoding probable mitochondrial import inner membrane translocase subunit TIM21 isoform X1; the encoded protein is MGSYKCALQLWRRKQSDLVGVLPKISRAFHTQKTTSDQLLGMVQSGVARQSTAYSSHLTRRIVGTDGISVLSGRNFTRELINTKWAPLQLTRNYGANNVVPRFSRTMSSEASQKPRRNRSETKKDISTVEEPFDDAPTYNIPQKPLTFVEGASYSVVILIGFGIAGLAAYAVFKELIFEPKEYKIFNKALKRIQDDAQVRMRVGYPITGYGQESRNRAARQRIPNRMWTDEDGLEHVEVNFYVRGPHGAGKVFAEMFKDADKRWKYTYLVVETTSPSQSRLILESYLPEYKPAP